A single Loxodonta africana isolate mLoxAfr1 chromosome 12, mLoxAfr1.hap2, whole genome shotgun sequence DNA region contains:
- the ODC1 gene encoding ornithine decarboxylase isoform X2 — protein MNNFSNEEFDCHFLDEGFTAKDILDQKINEVSSSDDKDAFYVADLGDILKKHLRWLKALPRVTPFYAVKCNDSRAIVKTLAAIGTGFDCASKTEIQLVQSLGVPPERIIYANPCKQVSQIKYAASNGVQMMTFDSEVELMKVARAHPKAKLVLRIATDDSKAVCRLSVKFGATLKTSRLLLERAKELNIDVVGVSFHVGSGCTDPETFVQAISDARCVFDMGDEVGFNMYLLDIGGGFPGSEDVKLKFEEITSVINPALDKYFPSDSGVKIIAEPGRYYVASAFTLAVNIIAKKLVLKEQTGSDDEDESSEQTFMYYVNDGVYGSFNCILYDHAHVKPLLQKRPKPDEKYYSSSIWGPTCDGLDRIVERCDLPEMHVGDWMLFENMGAYTVAAASTFNGFQRPTIYYVMSGPT, from the exons ATGAACAACTTCAGTAATGAAGAGTTTGACTGCCATTTCCTTGATGAAGGTTTTACTGCCAAGGACATTCTGGACCAAAAAATTAATGAAGTTTCTTCTTCG GATGATAAAGATGCCTTCTATGTTGCGGACCTTGGAGACATCCTGAAGAAACACCTGAGGTGGTTAAAAGCTCTCCCTCGTGTCACCCCCTTTTATGCAGTCAAATGTAATGACAGCAGAGCCATAGTGAAGACCCTGGCTGCCATTGGGACAGGATTTGACTGTGCTAGCAAG ACTGAAATACAGTTGGTGCAGAGTCTCGGTGTGCCTCCAGAGAGGATAATCTACGCAAATCCTTGTAAACAAGTATCTCAAATTAAGTATGCTGCCAGTAATGGAGTTCAGATGATGACTTTTGATAGCGAGGTGGAGCTGATGAAAGTTGCCAGGGCACATCCAAAGGCAAA GTTGGTTTTGCGGATTGCCACTGATGATTCCAAAGCAGTCTGTCGCCTGAGTGTTAAATTTGGTGCCACACTCAAAACCAGCAGGCTTCTTTTAGAACGAGCTAAAGAGCTGAATATTGACGTCGTCGGTGTCAG CTTCCATGTGGGAAGTGGCTGTACCGACCCTGAGACCTTTGTGCAAGCAATCTCTGATGCCCGCTGTGTCTTCGACATGGGA GATGAGGTTGGTTTCAACATGTATCTGCTGGATATTGGTGGTGGCTTTCCTGGATCTGAGGATGTGAAGCTTAAATTTGAAGAG ATCACCAGTGTAATCAATCCAGCATTGGACAAGTATTTTCCGTCAGATTCTGGAGTGAAAATCATAGCTGAGCCAGGCAGATACTACGTTGCATCAGCTTTCACTCTAGCCGTTAATATCATCGCCAAGAAACTTGTGCTAAAGGAACAGACAGGCTCTGATG ATGAAGATGAATCAAGTGAACAGACCTTTATGTACTACGTGAATGATGGAGTATATGGGTCATTTAATTGCATCCTTTATGATCACGCACATGTCAAGCCTCTTCTGCAAAAG AGACCCAAGCCAGATGAGAAGTACTATTCATCTAGCATATGGGGGCCAACGTGTGATGGCCTTGATCGGATCGTTGAGCGCTGTGACCTGCCAGAAATGCATGTGGGTGATTGGATGCTGTTTGAAAACATGGGTGCTTACACAGTTGCTGCTGCTTCTACTTTCAATGGGTTCCAGAGGCCAACTATCTACTACGTGATGTCCGGGCCAACGTG a
- the ODC1 gene encoding ornithine decarboxylase isoform X1 — protein sequence MNNFSNEEFDCHFLDEGFTAKDILDQKINEVSSSDDKDAFYVADLGDILKKHLRWLKALPRVTPFYAVKCNDSRAIVKTLAAIGTGFDCASKTEIQLVQSLGVPPERIIYANPCKQVSQIKYAASNGVQMMTFDSEVELMKVARAHPKAKLVLRIATDDSKAVCRLSVKFGATLKTSRLLLERAKELNIDVVGVSFHVGSGCTDPETFVQAISDARCVFDMGDEVGFNMYLLDIGGGFPGSEDVKLKFEEITSVINPALDKYFPSDSGVKIIAEPGRYYVASAFTLAVNIIAKKLVLKEQTGSDDEDESSEQTFMYYVNDGVYGSFNCILYDHAHVKPLLQKRPKPDEKYYSSSIWGPTCDGLDRIVERCDLPEMHVGDWMLFENMGAYTVAAASTFNGFQRPTIYYVMSGPTWPLMQQIRRHDFSRDVEEHDVGTLPVSCAWESGMKRHPASRASASINV from the exons ATGAACAACTTCAGTAATGAAGAGTTTGACTGCCATTTCCTTGATGAAGGTTTTACTGCCAAGGACATTCTGGACCAAAAAATTAATGAAGTTTCTTCTTCG GATGATAAAGATGCCTTCTATGTTGCGGACCTTGGAGACATCCTGAAGAAACACCTGAGGTGGTTAAAAGCTCTCCCTCGTGTCACCCCCTTTTATGCAGTCAAATGTAATGACAGCAGAGCCATAGTGAAGACCCTGGCTGCCATTGGGACAGGATTTGACTGTGCTAGCAAG ACTGAAATACAGTTGGTGCAGAGTCTCGGTGTGCCTCCAGAGAGGATAATCTACGCAAATCCTTGTAAACAAGTATCTCAAATTAAGTATGCTGCCAGTAATGGAGTTCAGATGATGACTTTTGATAGCGAGGTGGAGCTGATGAAAGTTGCCAGGGCACATCCAAAGGCAAA GTTGGTTTTGCGGATTGCCACTGATGATTCCAAAGCAGTCTGTCGCCTGAGTGTTAAATTTGGTGCCACACTCAAAACCAGCAGGCTTCTTTTAGAACGAGCTAAAGAGCTGAATATTGACGTCGTCGGTGTCAG CTTCCATGTGGGAAGTGGCTGTACCGACCCTGAGACCTTTGTGCAAGCAATCTCTGATGCCCGCTGTGTCTTCGACATGGGA GATGAGGTTGGTTTCAACATGTATCTGCTGGATATTGGTGGTGGCTTTCCTGGATCTGAGGATGTGAAGCTTAAATTTGAAGAG ATCACCAGTGTAATCAATCCAGCATTGGACAAGTATTTTCCGTCAGATTCTGGAGTGAAAATCATAGCTGAGCCAGGCAGATACTACGTTGCATCAGCTTTCACTCTAGCCGTTAATATCATCGCCAAGAAACTTGTGCTAAAGGAACAGACAGGCTCTGATG ATGAAGATGAATCAAGTGAACAGACCTTTATGTACTACGTGAATGATGGAGTATATGGGTCATTTAATTGCATCCTTTATGATCACGCACATGTCAAGCCTCTTCTGCAAAAG AGACCCAAGCCAGATGAGAAGTACTATTCATCTAGCATATGGGGGCCAACGTGTGATGGCCTTGATCGGATCGTTGAGCGCTGTGACCTGCCAGAAATGCATGTGGGTGATTGGATGCTGTTTGAAAACATGGGTGCTTACACAGTTGCTGCTGCTTCTACTTTCAATGGGTTCCAGAGGCCAACTATCTACTACGTGATGTCCGGGCCAACGTG GCCACTCATGCAGCAAATCAGGCGCCACGACTTCTCCCGTGACGTAGAGGAGCATGATGTCGGCACTCTGCCTGTGTCTTGTGCTTGGGAAAGTGGAATGAAACGCCATCCAGCAAGCCGTGCTTCAGCTAGCATTAACGTGTAG